A region of the Phaseolus vulgaris cultivar G19833 chromosome 11, P. vulgaris v2.0, whole genome shotgun sequence genome:
GTATTATGAGGTCACAAAGATATTATTCTCCCTGAAAATTTCTTaagtttcatttttatttaggTGCATGGCAAACTTGCAAAGTGTTTAAATTGggtaaatgataaaaaattggCATGTCGGTTTTatcttttaaacaaaaaatttctTAATTCTTCATCGTTTAGCTTACCCCGCATTGTAGAAGAGAACTTGGTTGTTATCTAGCTAACAACACAATCTATGTtcctcttataaaaaaaatagtttaaactGTAGAGTTAAATTTCTGTGACCAAAACTGTTTATGTGTATCATAAAATAGAATAGAGATGAACCAAATagaaacaaatagaaaaaaaggaaGGTAAAAGATATgagaagaaatattttttttttcttaaatcaaaacaaagattttgaatatatattataaaagataTGTAAGAATGTGATAAATTGTTATAggataaaacaaaattcaaagaaTATTTAACGTTTGGAGAGTAttggaaacattaagattacaatgataatcctttagATACTcaagtgatttttttattctcGTACTCATTTAGACAGATTGATCTGATTcagaattttgttttgtgtCATGATcttcattgaggttttggtctatGTAGAAACAAACTTTTTCTGGAATCTCAATGTCTGACTCACAATTATTATTACTGTTATTTCCAGAGCATTATCAGAAGGTGCAAGAATGACTTGTGATGATTGACTCAAAACAGGTTGATCTTCagtaaacaaaatttgatcatgAATATTAGGATTGTTAGTTTCATTTCTAGTACCTTGAAACCTTTGATAtggaaaaacattttcatagAAGACAACATCCCTAGATACAAAAATATCTCTGTATTGAATATTCAACATTACACATCTTGTCCCTCTTTCAAAACCAATAAACACATTTTAATGCCcttggatcaaattttcttttgtttgttgACAAAGTGCTAGCATAGCACAAAGATCCAAACACctttaattcattaaaatctgTTGTAGATTTGTATAACATTTCATAAGgagaagaataatttaaaataggtATTGGAAGCATGTTTACAATATGCGCAACATGTATCAcagaatatgaccaataaattttgggtaaatgagattgtatcatgAGAGTTCTTGCTATAGTTTTTAAGGAGTTGTTGTCCAgaatgtgacaaccattagagtcaaaggtaagaacacaagatatataaataaattttgctactgaaagaagattaaaaatgAAACAAGAAATATATAGAACATTGTCTATGgcatgattttgattgagaaaaataattctaaaataattggcaatgacttgatttccatttggtaatttgacataaattgaattaatttgatgatatgaagtgaaatgagttaaggatgaacaaatgtggTCAATAACACCACTATCAAGAATCCAAGAACCGaaggaagaaagaaatttaTTACCAGTTTGTGTTGTCATGTTGGAAGGAATAACAAAGACTTGATTAGAAACATTACCAATGGATTTGGACGGTTGCaaaagagctaacaatgtttgatactgctcatgagtaaaacattttttttagacTGCACTTTTGTctttgaaccttcatgattTTGCTCATCATTATTAGAATATTGTTTGAAAGAAGAAATCATCTTCTGATGATCAGAAATATGAATTTTGTCTCGTGAGAACCTCTCTTTTAATGATTCCATATGTCAAAGGCATTGTCCATACAAATTATACTTTGTAGGATGGGTGGAGAAACAACCTTGAGCATCCAAGAAACAACCAACATATTGGCTCTTTGCCATGTTGGAGATAATAAGATGGTAGGAAAGGGAGCTTCTATGGTCCCATTAATGAAACCTATCTTGTTCTTTGAAATGAGACTCATTTGAAATAAACGAGACCAATGGTGATAATTTGGTCCCTCAAGAATAATAGGGACAACGAGAAATGAAGGATTATCAGATGAACTAATATGGTAAGGTGAACAAAAATTTTGTGAGGGATCAACAACTTCACCCATGGATAAATGTAGCAACCAGATCTCTTCAGAGCTATCataccatattataaaatagaacatatatgaacaaaagagaaaaaggaagacaaaagatatgagaaggaatattttttctattttatgttCCTTACTTAAATCAAAGCAAAGAgtatgaatatatacaagtagtacactcattatAGCTCTAGTTAAAGAGacataatgtaaaataaagagcCAATAAAGGCtagaataagaaaagaaaagaaataatggCTAGACATATATACAAAAAGAAACGACTAAGAattagaaaaagataaaattaatattagctTGCTTCTAGAAGCCTTGTATCAATATCCTTTGTTAACGTAGATGTAATATTCCTTGTTCTTGAATGCCTACATAATATTTTTCAGAAGTAATAACATTCACCAACCAATTAAATTACTATTTATGTCTATCAAtattagtatatttttttttatatattattatttattagacATTTTTTCCTTATCATTCCAGGAAAGGATCAAACAGAAAGAATTATATACAATTAGACCTAAATTCATAACAACACATTGATCCTTCTAAGCTCAGCCGCATAGAccctgaaaaaaaaagtttatgttCCAAATGATTAATTTTCATATTGTAATATCTAGAATGTATCATTCTTTTTTGTCATCTTTTTGTAGGTTATTTCTCCATGCATATATCATTTCAAATCTGCACccaacataaaatttaaaactcaaAATAGCCCTTGTCATTCGTGTTTGCTTTACGGATGAAACAATCCAAAAGTGATTATTATGTACTTCGAATTTTGAAATCCAAAGTGAGGTCAGTTGGTTCCAGATATTTGCATCCGAAAGGTCATTTAAGTTGTCCAATTAAGCTTCTAGATTGTCATATCCAGAAGTGACATATAAGTTTCGAACGTTCATATCCAAAATTGCGTGATTTGACTTACGGATATGGATATCCAGAATAGAAATAATACTTTCGGATATATAAATTTGGAAGTCACCATTTTCATGAAAACTCACAACCCACCAACACTGCCTTTTCCAGTGCACAATTCTTCTCCTCCATTGACAACTCCCTCTCTATCCGTCGCCACCCTTCTCTCCGACGCAGTGTTGTGTGTGTCTCAATGAACCTAGCTTTTAAATCATTAAGGGAAAAACAAACTTTTCATATAATTGTGTTGGGTGTAGGTTTGAAATGCTCTCGTGCAATATTAAGGTCTTTTTCAATATTTGATAATGGTTAAGGGTTAAAGGGTTAAGGGCTAAGAGCTATTTCTTCCCGCAACTCCATAGCTTCTTGTGACATCCCATACTTCTTAAAATACCCCAAATACTCTCTATTCTATTGATGATTTTCATTTCAGAATGAATGATCCCAAAAAACTTTGGATTATAGAATCAAAGGGTACTTATGGATTTTATAATTTAGAACAAGTTTCTTTAAAAAACAATagaatccaaaatatatttatggattCCAAAATCTGAAAAGTATTTCTAAATTTTGTGAATCGGGATGTACTTttgttaaagtaaaaaaaaataaaaatttgtattatataatatgaaaggtATTTTTAGATTTAGAAATGTCTTTCACATTATACAATCCGGATGtgtaaatagaaacaaaaataaaattggattgtagattaaaaatgtgtttttaaggataaaatggtCTTTTGATTGACCAATGAGATGCTAGGAGAAATTAtggaagtgcaggaagaaacaactTGAATCATGAGTCATCTCCAACTTCAATGGTCAAGTAGAAGTTGTCTTTCCCTATTTTCAATTGGTAGGAAGTGTAGAAATAAAGACACTCCATTACTCCAGTTAactaataaatatgaatcaaatTAGACTAGTTATAAATATAACAGTGAATATGTAATAAGAAATATATGTACTTATAATTattatctatatatattatttttcacaattttttagtTGAATAAACTTTTACCTTAGAGATGAAGTTATATTGTTTAATAATGTTTGATTAGTTATTCTGTGGTTTATTTAGCTGGATAAGCGTTAATTATCATGCTAATCGCGACattaacatttattatatttcaaactTTCAAACTTTCTAATAAAGCATAGAAAAAGAAGCCATTAATGCAGTTTCATCCACCTTGTACTGCACCAAGCTGGCAGGGTGTCCTAGCCACGGTCcctatcaaaataaaaatgataaactGGATTGATCACATTGATCATTGAATCAGTGTATAGGAATgtcaaaaacaaaatgaaaaaggaattttacaaaaatatagCAATGtcaaaaaaccaaaaaaaagaaagaattacGAGTATGTCTACAACTTGTCATGGCTCAAAATAATGTAAGTTGATGGTCCCTCGGGTTTTTTGTTGTTAAGTTAGCCGCCACAATTGGCTGGAAATTTCATTGAAGTAAATAAACAAGGAAAAACAAAGCTTGATTGTCAGAAACCAAGTTGTGCTGTCGGTAAAAATCAACAGCTATTGGTTGACCATGGAACCTTGGATTGAAGTAAAGTCGTCTCTAACAAAATCATCACTTATTGCAATTTGTTAAATGTTAACTCTTCCCTATCTGCGTTCACGCTTCACCCTTCATTCACATTATAAAGCTCCACTTCAAATTTTCAGATATTTCTTTTCTTTGAGAAGCTACTTCCTACTCAACCATGCCAGTGATAGAAACACTTGGTGGTGCTCTTTTTGGTGCTGTTCTTCAGGTGCTGTTTGACAGGCTTGATTCTCGTCAAGTTGTTGACTACTTTCGTGGAAAAAAGCTCGATGTGAAGCTGCTGAAGAAGTTGAAGAGGAAGCTGGTGTCCGTTAAGGCTGTGGTTGATGATGCAGAACAGAAGCAGTTCAGAGATACGTATGTGAAGGCATGGCTTGATGGCGTCAGAGACGTTTTGCTTGATGCAGAGGATCTGATGGAGGAAATTGAGTATGAATTCTCTAGATATGAGTTGGAAGTTGAACCCCAGAGCAGTTCTAGCAAGGTATGCAGTTTCGAATCCAGGATTGTAGAAGTCCTTGATGACCTAAAATCTCTTCTAAGCCAGAAAGATGATCTAGGTTTGAAAAATGCTAGCGGGGTAGGGGTTGGGTTAGGGTTGAGCAGTAATGTGTCACGTAAATTGCCATCAACATCTTTGGTGGTTGAAAATGTTATTTATGGAAGAGATGATGAAAAAGAAATGATCCTCAAATGGATGACTTCTGACACTGAAGAGCATAGCCAACTATCAATACTTTCTGTTGTGGGTATGGGTGGGATGGGTAAAACCACACTTGTTCAACATGTGTACAATGACCCATTGATAGAGGGTAAATTTGCTATCAAAGGTTGGGTTTGTGTTTCAGATGAATTTGATGTTTTTATGGTAACAAAAGCAATTGTTGGGGCAATCACTAAATCAAAAGATGATAGTGTAGACCTAGAAATGGTTCAGGGGCGATTGAAAGAAAAGTTGGCAGGAAAGAGGTTTCTCCTCGTTCTGGATGATGTCTGGAACGAGCACAGAGACCAGTGGAAATCATTGCAAACTCCTCTTAAATATGGTGTTAAGGGAAGTACAATTCTTATCACAACTCGCAGTAACAAAGTTGCTTCTATCATGGAGTCAAACAATATTCACCAACTAAGGCAATTACAAAAAGATCACAGCTGGCAAGTTTTTGCTAAACATGCATTCCGAGATGATAACTCTAAGTCGAATTATGTGTTGGAGGAGATTGGCATGAAGATAGTTGAAAAGTGTCAAGGACTGCCTCTGGCCCTTGAAACGATAGGTTGTATTTTACAGTCAAAGTCATCTGTTTCAGAGTGGGAAGATGTATTGAGAAGCAACATATGGGACTTCCCAATAGAAGATAGTAAAATTATCCCCGCTTTGTTGTTGAGCTATTACCATCTTCCTTCTCATCTCAAGAGATGTTTCGCTTATTGTGCGTTATTCCCCAAAGACCATAAGTATGACAAGAAGAGCTTAATTCTCTTATGGATGGGTGAAAATTTTCTACAAAGCTCTCAGCAGAGTAAGTCTCCAGAAGAAGTAGGTGAGCAATACTTCAATGATTTACTATCAAGGTCATTCTTTCATCATTCAATTTGGTACAAGGTAACATGTTTTGTAATGCACGACCTTCTGAATGATTTAGCAAAATATGTTTCTGGTGAAATCTTCTACAGATTGGGTGTTGATAGACCAGGAAGCGTATCAAAGACAACCCGTCACTTTTCAAATGCAAATAATCGTGTTGAATGTGATGAGTATAGGAGTTTATGTGATGCTAAAAGACTACGAACATTTTTGTCCATATCTACGGATTGTGGGATGTCAGTACAAGAGTTGATCTCCAACTTTAAGTTCTTACGACTCTTATCTTTGTCTTACTGTCGTAACATAAAAGAGGTGCCTGACACTATAGCCAATCTCATACATCTCCGTTCATTAGATCTTTCACATACTTATATAGAGAGACTTCCCGACTCAACATGTTCACTTTGTAACTTGCGAGTGTTGAAGCTGAATTACTGTAAGTTTTTGAAGGAGTTGCCCTCGACTTTGCATGAACTCTCAAATTTACGCTACCTTGAACTTAAGGAAACTACTTTAAGAAAGACTCCAGTGCTTTTAGGAAAGTTGAAGAATCTTCAAGTATGGATGGGTGGGTTTAAGGTTGGAAAAAGTAGTAGTGAGTTCAATATTCAACAACTAGGACAACTTGATCTTCGTGGAAAGCTGTTAattaaaaatcttgaaaatatcGTGAATCCCTGTGATGCATTGGCAGCTGATTTGAAGAATAAAACACATTTGGTGGACTTAAATTTAACATGGAAGTTTAAGCGAAACAATGAGGATtcaataaaagaaagagaagtatTAGAGAATTTGCAACCTTGTAGACATTTGGAGCAGTTGTCAATCTTTAACTATTCGGGCCCACAATTTCCACGTTGGTTATCTGATACATTTTTGTTGAATGTTCGGTCCCTAGGGTTGTATAACTGTAAATATTGCCAATGGTTGCCTTCCCTTGGACTTTTGACATTTCTCAAGCACTTGGAAATTGAGGGCCTTGATGAGATAGTGAGGATAGATGCTGATTTTTACGGGAACAACTCTTCTACATTTGCATCCTTGGAAACGTTGAGCTTTACTAATATGAAGGAATGGGAAGAATGGCAATGCATGACGGGTGCTTTTCCACATCTTCAAGATCTTTCTGTGACGAATTGCCCCAAACTGAAAGGGCACTTGCCAAATCTTCCTCATTTAAAGAATCTATGTATCAAGAGTTGCAAACAACTTGTAGCTTCGACTACTAGGGTAGTAGAAAATGAAGATGTGAAGATGGAGACATCTTCATTTGATATGATAGGGCATCATCTTGAATCCTTGAGTATTTTTATTTGTCCGGGCATGAATATTCCCATAAACCATTGCTACCATTTCCTTATACAATTGCATATCCTTCAATGTTGTGACTCTCTCACGAACTTCCCTCTAGACTTATTCCCAAGACTCTGTAACCTTGATTTAGGCAATTGTCGTAACCTACAAATAATATCACAGGGACACCCTCATCTTCATTTGAAGAGTTTGTCAATTCAACATTGCTCTGAATTTGAATCATTTCCCAATGAAGGATTATTTGGACCTCAACTAAAGAGGTTTTGTATTATAGGAATGGAGAAATTGAAATCAATGCCTAAACGCATGTTCGCCCTCCTTCCATCTCTTCATTATCTGTCCATCCGTGATTGTCCAGGAGTGGAGTTGTCTGAGGGATGTTTGCCATCAAATCTAAAAGAAATGCGGCTATTGAATTGCTCCAAACTTGTTGCCTCACTAAAGAAGGGTGTTTGGGAAACTAACACTTCCCTAAAATTTTTGTATATTCAAAAAGGCGATGTGGAGTGTTTTCCAGATGAAGGTTTGCTCCCACTCTCTCTTACTGATCTAATCATAAAAGATTGTCCAAATCTTAAGAAACTGGACTACAAGGGTCTTTGTCACCTCTCTTCTCTTCGAAAATTGGTTCTTGAAAATTGTCCAATACTCCAATGCTTGCCAGATGAGGGTCTCTCAGAATCCATTTCACAACTCAGAATTACAGACTGTCCATTGCTCAAACAGCGGTACAAGAAAGAAGAGGGCGAAGACTGGGAAAAGATTGCTCACATTAAAACTATATGGATTACAAATAGAAAACGAGTAAACATTGAAGACGAAGCAGAAATTGGAAATTCCTAAGACACCAATTCTCTTATGCCTACATTTTTTTAAGGTGCCAATTCTCCACACTATCTTTGAATTATTTCAAATACAATCTTATTTAGTACAAATATGTTAATATGTAGTTGATCATTTTCATCACGCATCAACTCATCTTCGTTTTAATGTTCTGTTTTACTTGCGAGAATTACAATTATCGATATTCACTTTTGAAGTTCAATAGCGATGCTTATACATAGTTAAATATTCAcgttaaaatgaaaatattttttattgaatgagTGACCTGCTCTTAGGAAGTCACTGAGAATTCGTTGAACAACAGCTATTCCTCCAGACATTTACTGGTTAGTAATTTTCAATGTGCAGTATGGGGGATGATTATTGAGAACATTTCACATTTTATAAATCTTCACATACTTCTTTGGCATGATCTaaaatttcttaattattttggAGATTTCATGTTATATTATGAGTCCTTAGATACTTGTTAATACTTATTTTATATGACAGAGTTGGTACATCACTATGAATTCTTTTCCTTAGTTCCTTAATTCATGTGCAGACAACATTCCAAAATGAGAGTTTGTTGATCAGGTCTGGACTCCTCCTGACTGTGAAGATCAAACCCTGTTTGCTTCAGATTGGCATGACTCAGGTTCTGGGGATTGCAAGAACCAAGCCATCACAGCTGATACAACAATGAGCCTTCTTGGTGACCATTTTGCCACTGACCATAACCATGTGACTTCTGGAACTTCTCAGTCAAGTCAGGTGTGGTGTTTGGGTTCTTGTGCAGCGGCAGCTAATAATATACATGCTCTGTGTCAGCTATCCGATGTTTGTTAAGAACACTTCATAGATATGTGATTTGAACCTTGATTATTAGTAGATCTGTGTTGATTCCTTTAACAAGATTGTCCAATGTCAATATTTGCTTGGCTGAAGAAGATTTTATGGGTGTGATTTATAGTACCAACAAAAGGGTCAGACTATTGCTTTTTGGATGTTGCATGTATTGTATACCATCATGAATCTTGTGGACACAAATGCTTTTGCAGACTCTGATTAAATTGATTGACTGCATTGCAGTTGAAACA
Encoded here:
- the LOC137810748 gene encoding putative disease resistance RPP13-like protein 1 — its product is MPVIETLGGALFGAVLQVLFDRLDSRQVVDYFRGKKLDVKLLKKLKRKLVSVKAVVDDAEQKQFRDTYVKAWLDGVRDVLLDAEDLMEEIEYEFSRYELEVEPQSSSSKVCSFESRIVEVLDDLKSLLSQKDDLGLKNASGVGVGLGLSSNVSRKLPSTSLVVENVIYGRDDEKEMILKWMTSDTEEHSQLSILSVVGMGGMGKTTLVQHVYNDPLIEGKFAIKGWVCVSDEFDVFMVTKAIVGAITKSKDDSVDLEMVQGRLKEKLAGKRFLLVLDDVWNEHRDQWKSLQTPLKYGVKGSTILITTRSNKVASIMESNNIHQLRQLQKDHSWQVFAKHAFRDDNSKSNYVLEEIGMKIVEKCQGLPLALETIGCILQSKSSVSEWEDVLRSNIWDFPIEDSKIIPALLLSYYHLPSHLKRCFAYCALFPKDHKYDKKSLILLWMGENFLQSSQQSKSPEEVGEQYFNDLLSRSFFHHSIWYKVTCFVMHDLLNDLAKYVSGEIFYRLGVDRPGSVSKTTRHFSNANNRVECDEYRSLCDAKRLRTFLSISTDCGMSVQELISNFKFLRLLSLSYCRNIKEVPDTIANLIHLRSLDLSHTYIERLPDSTCSLCNLRVLKLNYCKFLKELPSTLHELSNLRYLELKETTLRKTPVLLGKLKNLQVWMGGFKVGKSSSEFNIQQLGQLDLRGKLLIKNLENIVNPCDALAADLKNKTHLVDLNLTWKFKRNNEDSIKEREVLENLQPCRHLEQLSIFNYSGPQFPRWLSDTFLLNVRSLGLYNCKYCQWLPSLGLLTFLKHLEIEGLDEIVRIDADFYGNNSSTFASLETLSFTNMKEWEEWQCMTGAFPHLQDLSVTNCPKLKGHLPNLPHLKNLCIKSCKQLVASTTRVVENEDVKMETSSFDMIGHHLESLSIFICPGMNIPINHCYHFLIQLHILQCCDSLTNFPLDLFPRLCNLDLGNCRNLQIISQGHPHLHLKSLSIQHCSEFESFPNEGLFGPQLKRFCIIGMEKLKSMPKRMFALLPSLHYLSIRDCPGVELSEGCLPSNLKEMRLLNCSKLVASLKKGVWETNTSLKFLYIQKGDVECFPDEGLLPLSLTDLIIKDCPNLKKLDYKGLCHLSSLRKLVLENCPILQCLPDEGLSESISQLRITDCPLLKQRYKKEEGEDWEKIAHIKTIWITNRKRVNIEDEAEIGNS